The proteins below are encoded in one region of Elgaria multicarinata webbii isolate HBS135686 ecotype San Diego chromosome 20, rElgMul1.1.pri, whole genome shotgun sequence:
- the LOC134411556 gene encoding uncharacterized protein LOC134411556 translates to MLFCWFSAVKLGISRANPGLNMKSAIGFTAMLSFSLLAHTTWGLQCSEIQYPLGKVKCCDFCPPDTFFFHLGQQLAARCTLSTQTSCEPCEENYYNSDHTYSDCKRCTVCDKDKGLREVKKCTRESNTVCGHLLGNAPAGGGANDKRSDPCPSGGGKENSGPRRNCTSEGRNTLHPGTREENAPCNEQPTASLGPTAVALSSSQRQEHGGPTTKPSLTPFSLTTQLNKHKPKEAGNGLLTISLICVGLLLAIGGPVLLVLFWKAKKKKALARTGIFSEVPHEAEPPKSCGACSLGKCCENKRCTQCRPLPKCQEGEELHCSGTIDFKYSCKPCPSGTYSNTKKGCCIPWTDCKNLPTLFLGNRTHDTQCGQAPGVVVNVLQPESVLTTLFIVLTAAGIFVLVLMTFLLIVCTWMQKEKFPLEEEPDSENSPSVFGSQLLQADTSSCPFPEEERGDKMAEEKASLTP, encoded by the exons ATGCTCTTTTGCTGGTTCAGCGCCGTGAAGTTGGGGATCAGTAGAGCCAACCCTGGGCTGAACATGAAATCTGCCATTGGTTTCACAGCCATGCTCTCCTTCTCCTTGCTGGCACACACCACATGGGGATTACAGTGCTCGGAGATTCAATATCCCCTCGGGAAGGTGAAATGCTGTGATTTTTGTCCACCAG atacatttttcttccatttaGGACAGCAGCTGGCAGCACGCTGTACACTCTCGACCCAAACCAGCTGTGAGCCGTGCGAAGAGAACTACTACAACAGCGACCACACCTACTCTGATTGTAAACGTTGCACTGTCTGTGACAAAG ATAAGGGTCTCCGAGAGGTGAAGAAATGTACAAGGGAGTCCAATACGGTTTGTGGGCATCTTCTGGGAAACGCACCAGCCGGTGGAGGTGCAAATGACAAAA GATCTGACCCCTGTCCcagtggaggagggaaagagaattctGGGCCTCGGAGAAA TTGCACGTCTGAAGGCCGGAATACCCTGCATCCTGGGACCAGGGAAGAAAATGCACCTTGTAATGAGCAGCCCACCGCATCTCTGGGACCGACAGCTGTCGCACTTTCCTCAAGCCAAAGACAGGAGCATGGTGGGCCCACTACAAAGCCCAGTTTGACTCCTTTTAGTTTGACCACTCAGCTCAACAAACACAAACCAAAGGAGGCAGGGAATG GGCTCTTGACGATTTCTCTGATCTGCGTGGGGCTGCTACTTGCCATCGGAGGGCCAGTCCTTCTTGTGCTTTTTTGGAAGGCCAAGAAAAAGAAGGCGCTGGCAAGGACTGGAATCTTCTCTGAGGTTCCCCATGAGG CTGAACCTCCTAAATCGTGCGGCGCGTGCAGTTTGGGGAAATGCTGTGAGAACAAGAGGTGCACTCAATGCCGGCCGTTGCCAAAAtgccaggaaggggaggagctacACTGTTCAG GCACGATTGACTTCAAGTATTCCTGCAAGCCGTGTCCCAGCGGAACCTACTCTAACACCAAGAAAGGTTGCTGCATCCCTTGGACAGA CTGCAAGAATCTTCCAACTCTCTTCTTGGGAAACCGAACCCATGACACGCAGTGCGGCCAGGCCCCCGGGGTGGTAGTGAATGTCCTTCAACCAG AATCCGTGCTGACGACGCTCTTCATTGTTCTGACGGCAGCGGGTATCTTTGTCCTCGTCCTCATGACTTTCCTCTTAATTGTCTGCACGTGGATGCAGAAGGAGAAATTCCCTCTGGAGGAAG AACCTGACTCGGAGAACTCGCCTAGCGTCTTCGGGTCCCAACTCCTGCAAGCTGATACCTCCAGCTGCCCGTTCCCGGAGGAGGAACGCGGTGACAAAATGGCGGAAGAGAAGGCCTCGTTGACGCCCTAA